From a region of the Zerene cesonia ecotype Mississippi chromosome 11, Zerene_cesonia_1.1, whole genome shotgun sequence genome:
- the LOC119830097 gene encoding pre-mRNA 3'-end-processing factor FIP1 — protein sequence MADAAVETAPNDENDDTWLYGESNTDQNEGSEPNLSEKEKQLPSTIESADQETEEKDQDENEGNNDDSHFNDEHFGEVERDGQSQTNGDADSQDNGDSDSDDSDDVKVTIGEIKSGPQAYASLNIKRGVGLVASGGDKPRSGPAAGGKVTLEDMDGPGSINGVPALEFNIDTIEDKPWNKPGADISDYFNYGFNEVTWSAYCERQRRMRVNEAGVGLHAPHAPHPPRQNAPDMRRPPGPVRHDDGPPMNHQNNYQSRENTIQVMTAERREYGRAGPGPGAGPGAGPGGPGGGPPPGPAPDYFAPDHYYPPHASYEEPSWGPPEQSGWAPTEIKELTPGPMAPPSALGPPMGMPHGGPHAGPHTGPHPGPHAGPHPPPHMMPAPFSPYRPHHPPPHPLDRDRDRDRDRDRDRDRERERERDRDRDRVREREERDRRERDRREEEERDHRDRDRERSRSIKPDRSREKSYRRERSRSRSRRHKSRSRSPRLRDRSRDRERASKAKPKEAKEKDDEK from the exons ATGGCAGACGCTGCTGTTGAAACGGCGCCGAATGATGAAAATGATGATACATGGTTGTACGGAGAGTCCAACACTGATCAAAATGAAGGCTCGGAACCAAATCTTagtgaaaaagaaaaacaacttCCTTCGACAATTGAAAGCGcg GATCAAGAAACAGAAGAAAAGGATCAGGATGAAAATGAAGGGAATAACGACGATTCCCATTTTAATGATGAACACTTTGGAGAAGTAGAAAGAGATGGACAGAGTCAGACCAATGGTGATGCTGATAGTCAGGATAATGGAGATTCAGACTCCGACGACAGTGATGATGTCAAGGTTACAATAGGAGAGATCAAATCAGGCCCGCAAGCTTATGCCAGCTTGAATATTAAG CGAGGGGTAGGCTTAGTTGCCTCAGGAGGTGACAAGCCTAGGAGTGGACCAGCAGCTGGAGGGAAGGTCACCCTTGAAGATATGGATGGCCCTGGCAGCATCAATGGAGTACCTGCACTTGAATTCAATATTGATACAATAGAAGATAAGCCTTGGAATAAGCCTGGTGCTGATATATCAG atTACTTCAACTATGGTTTCAACGAGGTGACGTGGAGCGCGTACTGCGAGCGGCAGCGGCGCATGCGCGTGAACGAGGCGGGCGTGGGGCTGCACGCGCCGCACGCGCCGCACCCGCCGCGCCAGAACGCGCCCGACATGCGCAGGCCGCCAG GTCCAGTGAGACATGATGATGGCCCACCTATGAATCaccaaaataattatcaatcaaGAGAGAACACTATACAg gTAATGACAGCAGAGCGGCGCGAGTACGGGCGTGCGGGTCCGGGCCCCGGCGCGGGACCCGGCGCGGGGCCCGGCGGACCCGGCGGGGGCCCCCCGCCCGGACCCGCGCCCGACTACTTCGCGCCTGACCACTACTACCCGCCGCACGCCAGCTACGAGGAGCCCTCTTGGG GTCCGCCAGAGCAGAGCGGGTGGGCGCCCACCGAGATCAAGGAACTGACGCCGGGCCCCATGGCACCGCCCTCCGCGCTCGGGCCTCCGATGGGCATGCCACACGGCGGGCCCCACGCTGGTCCCCATACAGGGCCTCACCCCGGACCCCACGCGGGGCCCCACCCGCCCCCGCACATGATGCCTGCACCTTTCTCGCCCTACAG GCCGCACCACCCGCCCCCGCACCCGCTCGACCGTGACCGTGACCGTGACCGCGACCGCGACCGTGACCGCGACCGTGAGCGCGAGCGGGAGCGTGACCGTGACCGCGACCGGGTCCGCGAGCGGGAGGAGAGAGACCGCCGGGAGAGGGACAGGAGGGAAGAG GAAGAGAGGGATCACCGCGATAGAGATCGTGAGAGATCGCGTTCCATTAAACCGGATCGTTCACGTGAAAA ATCCTACAGACGAGAACGGTCACGGTCAAGGTCACGGCGCCACAAGTCGCGGTCACGGTCCCCGCGCCTTCGTGATCGCTCTCGCGACCGTGAGCGCGCTTCCAAAGCGAAGCCGAAGGAAGCGAAGGAGAAGGATGACGAAAAATAA
- the LOC119830424 gene encoding uncharacterized protein LOC119830424, which yields MDPIAVLQSRIEQLEAKLGLPSNSLIEGQQGDSVTVNLINTAQAINNATAGHEKLAQAQNMASELNNYTDPNFIENMQQNTMNMHEIAAAEPVIKHHCHCMHRCKQAAPVLESEVLQQVPQMQEAVNNMHIAAAEVKAEADGVSQGIQELAETCGAAASNASEQLTNVAQKVEQVEQKMFPKRRNGLD from the exons ATGGATCCGATTGCGGTTTTACAAAGCAGAATTGAACAACTCGAAGCTAAATTAGGTTTACCCTCTAATTCACTTATTGAGGGACAACAAGGTGATTCAGTAACagtaaatcttataaatactgCGCAAGCTATCAATAATGCTACTGCGGGACATGAAAAACTAGCTCAGGCTCAGAATATGGCCTCGGAATTGAACAACTACACCGATCCAAACTTTATAGAAAAc ATGCAACAAAATACTATGAATATGCATGAAATAGCAGCTGCAGAGCCTGTGATCAAACATCACTGTCATTGTATGCATAGATGTAAACAG GCTGCACCTGTATTGGAGTCAGAAGTGTTACAACAAGTTCCCCAGATGCAGGAAGCTGTTAATAACATGCATATTGCCGCTGCAGAAGTGAAGGCAGAAGCTGATggg gtATCCCAAGGAATTCAAGAACTGGCTGAAACTTGCGGTGCTGCTGCTTCTAATGCTTCAGAACAACTTACTAATGTAGCTCAAAAGGTTGAGCAAGttgaacaaaaaatgtttcctAAAAGACGAAATGgattagattaa